From the genome of Nicotiana sylvestris chromosome 2, ASM39365v2, whole genome shotgun sequence, one region includes:
- the LOC104230708 gene encoding uncharacterized protein, which produces MGSESDEREVILGVDGGTTSTVCVCMPLLPFSEFPDPLPVLGRSVAGCSNFNSVGEDVARETLEKVMAEALLDAGVKRSAVKAVCLGLSGVNHPTDQEKILGWLRSAFPSHVKLYIQNDAVAALASGTMGKLHGCVLIAGTGSISYGFTEDGREARAAGAGPVLGDWGSGYGIAAQALIAVMRAHDGRGPQTMLSSCILQSLGLSSPDELIGWTYADPSWARIAALVPVVVSCAEDGDQIADEILHNAVQELAISVKAVVQRLRLAGEDGKGSFPVVMVGGVLGANNKWNIGNEVTNSILKTYPGACVIRPKVEPAVGAALLALNFLMKETVANGHS; this is translated from the exons ATGGGGTCAGAATCAGATGAGAGGGAGGTGATATTGGGTGTAGATGGGGGCACCACCTCCACTGTGTGTGTTTGTATGCCACTTCTTCCCTTTTCAGAATTCCCTGATCCTCTTCCAGTTCTGGGCCGCTCCGTTGCCGGTTGTTCCAATTTTAATAGCGTTGGAG AAGATGTAGCTAGAGAAACactggaaaaggttatggcagaAGCATTGCTTGATGCTGGTGTGAAACGATCAGCTGTTAAAGCAGTGTGTTTGGGTCTATCTGGTGTGAACCATCCAACGGATCAGGAGAAAATATTAGGCTGGCTGAG GAGTGCATTCCCAAGTCATGTTAAGTTGTATATTCAGAATGATGCCGTGGCTGCTCTAGCAAGTGGCACGATGGGAAAACTTCATGGCTGTGTTTTAATAGCTGGTACAGGAAGCATTTCTTATGGATTTACAGAAGATGGAAGAGAAGCTCGGGCCGCGGGTGCAGGGCCTGTTTTGGGTGATTGGGGGAG TGGCTATGGGATTGCTGCTCAAGCACTGATTGCAGTGATGAGGGCTCATGATGGTCGAGGTCCACAAACAATGCTTTCGAGTTGTATTCTACAGTCATTAGGTCTTTCTTCTCCGGACGAACTAATAGG GTGGACCTATGCGGATCCATCTTGGGCTCGCATTGCAGCACTTGTTCCAGTAGTTGTATCCTGTGCAGAGGATGGAGATCAAATTGCAGACGAGATCTTACATAATGCAGTTCAAGAATTGGCTATAAGTGTCAAAGCTGTCGTCCAAAGACTACGCTTGGCCGGGGAAG ATGGAAAAGGTTCCTTCCCTGTTGTTATGGTTGGAGGCGTACTTGGAGCCAACAATAAATGGAATATAGGGAATGAAGTCACTAATTCTATTTTAAAGACTTATCCCGGAGCTTGTGTAATTAGACCAAAG